Proteins co-encoded in one Clostridia bacterium genomic window:
- a CDS encoding adenosylhomocysteinase yields MSIIRNAALAKDGQLKIDWVKKNMPLLNAIEKDFSEHKYFDGLKITMCIHVEAKTAYLAQVLKAGGAKVALTGCNPLSTQDDVAAALAKTGIDVYTWHGATQTEYFDHLKKALEFSPDIFIDDGGDITQILHDEFKDMPVWGGSEETTTGVHRLRAREKAGALRFPVVSANDANCKYLFDNRYGTGQSVWNAINKTTNLIVAGKTVVIAGYGWCGKGCAMRAKGLGAKVVICEINPVRAMEAVMDGFSVMPMDDAAKVGDVFITVTGCEHVIFDRHFKVMKDGAILCNAGHFDVEICIPELEAQAVEVKEVRQNIMGYKMPDGRWINILAEGRLVNLAAGDGHPAEIMDMSFAIQSLSMKYLLENHDKMENRVYVVPEEVDNFVAGLKLKTMGVSIDTLTEKQKAYLDSYAE; encoded by the coding sequence ATGAGTATTATCCGTAACGCAGCGCTTGCAAAAGACGGTCAGTTGAAAATTGACTGGGTTAAAAAGAATATGCCCCTTTTAAACGCGATTGAAAAGGATTTTTCGGAGCATAAATACTTTGACGGCTTGAAAATTACCATGTGCATTCATGTGGAAGCAAAAACCGCTTATCTGGCACAGGTGTTAAAGGCAGGCGGTGCAAAGGTTGCGCTTACCGGCTGTAATCCGCTTTCTACACAGGATGATGTGGCGGCAGCGCTGGCTAAAACCGGCATTGATGTGTATACCTGGCACGGTGCAACCCAGACAGAATATTTTGACCACTTAAAAAAAGCTCTGGAGTTTTCACCGGACATCTTTATTGATGACGGCGGTGATATTACCCAGATTTTACATGATGAATTTAAAGATATGCCCGTATGGGGCGGCAGTGAAGAAACCACAACCGGTGTACACCGTCTGCGTGCCAGAGAAAAAGCGGGTGCACTGCGCTTCCCGGTGGTTTCTGCAAACGATGCAAACTGCAAATACCTTTTTGATAACCGATATGGCACAGGTCAGTCGGTTTGGAATGCCATCAACAAGACCACAAACTTAATCGTGGCAGGTAAAACGGTTGTTATTGCAGGCTATGGCTGGTGCGGTAAGGGCTGTGCCATGCGTGCAAAGGGGCTTGGTGCGAAAGTTGTGATTTGCGAAATCAATCCGGTGCGTGCCATGGAAGCGGTTATGGACGGCTTTTCGGTTATGCCCATGGACGATGCGGCAAAGGTTGGCGATGTATTTATCACCGTTACCGGTTGTGAGCATGTTATTTTTGACAGACATTTCAAAGTGATGAAGGACGGTGCCATTTTGTGTAACGCAGGTCACTTTGATGTGGAAATCTGCATCCCTGAGCTGGAAGCACAGGCTGTAGAGGTTAAAGAAGTGCGCCAGAACATTATGGGCTATAAAATGCCCGACGGCAGATGGATTAACATTTTAGCTGAAGGCAGACTTGTAAATCTTGCGGCAGGGGACGGACATCCGGCTGAAATTATGGACATGAGCTTTGCCATTCAGTCTCTTTCTATGAAATATCTGTTGGAAAACCATGATAAAATGGAAAACCGTGTATATGTAGTGCCTGAAGAAGTGGACAACTTCGTAGCAGGACTGAAACTGAAAACAATGGGTGTCTCTATCGACACACTGACAGAAAAACAAAAAGCTTATTTGGATTCTTACGCCGAATAA
- the lon gene encoding endopeptidase La encodes MEFKTLPVLPLRGVVLFPHQIAHFDVGRDVSVEAITRALKTENTVFVTSQQDALEEVPTVDNIYDCGTVAAIRQMIRIGEKTYRVILEGLYRAQSVHFTAEDNCLYSETVRIYEFKADMSKMENISAMRLLRNGFSDYFDRVKKIAIEPYSDVGLCEEPDVLTDLIAGQLLIDIAERQELLAEPAVEKRMERLLAILDREKQILEIDMDISEKVHQELDLRQKEYFLNEKIRAIREELGDPQDVDDELDNFAASIEKLGLAPEYEEKLMRELDRMARFSPQSPEAGVIHSYLTTVLDLPWNVYTEETVDMEKSEMILERDHYGLQDVKERVLEFFAVKKLGGDPKGSILCLAGPPGVGKTSIVKSVAEALGRKYVRVSLGGVRDEAEIRGHRKTYIGSMPGRIMAAVNQAKTSNPLILLDEVDKLSNDYKGDPSSALLEVLDKEQNNTFTDHYIDIPFDLSKVLFITTANDVGAIPPALKDRMEIIEIAGYTYDEKEEIAMRHLIPKQLAVYNLKNVTITRDAIERVILEYTKEAGVRTMERLIEKICRKAARLIVGGQKSVKVTKSNLQKFLGIPKFTQDHTDKKDRIGIATGLAWTQVGGETLCIEINVMEGSGKLQLTGSLGDVMKESAQAAYSYVRANADSLNIPADFYKKTDIHIHVPEGAVPKDGPSAGVTMTTALVSALSGRKVRYDVAMTGEVTLRGRVLAIGGLKEKTLAALQYGAKTVIVPKENKKDLEEIPSIVKDNIRFVLAEHVSEVLECALLPEADAAHKKRIRRIVERKSEMQSAATNVLN; translated from the coding sequence ATGGAATTTAAGACATTACCGGTATTGCCACTTCGTGGCGTAGTGCTTTTTCCGCATCAGATTGCCCATTTTGATGTGGGCAGAGATGTCTCTGTAGAAGCAATAACCCGGGCTTTAAAAACGGAAAATACGGTTTTCGTCACCTCACAGCAGGATGCGTTGGAAGAGGTGCCTACCGTAGACAATATTTACGATTGCGGTACGGTTGCGGCAATTCGTCAGATGATTCGCATCGGCGAAAAAACCTATCGCGTGATTTTAGAAGGTTTATACCGTGCACAATCCGTGCATTTTACCGCAGAGGACAACTGCTTATATTCCGAGACGGTTCGTATTTACGAATTCAAGGCGGATATGAGCAAGATGGAAAACATTTCTGCAATGCGCCTTTTGCGTAACGGCTTTTCCGATTACTTTGACAGGGTCAAAAAAATTGCTATTGAGCCTTATTCGGATGTGGGACTTTGTGAAGAACCGGATGTATTAACCGACTTAATTGCAGGTCAGCTTTTGATTGATATAGCAGAACGGCAGGAGCTTTTGGCAGAGCCTGCCGTGGAAAAGAGAATGGAACGCCTGCTTGCAATCTTAGACAGAGAAAAGCAGATTCTGGAAATCGATATGGACATTTCCGAAAAGGTGCATCAGGAGCTGGATTTGCGTCAGAAGGAATATTTCCTAAACGAAAAAATTCGTGCCATCCGCGAAGAACTGGGTGATCCGCAGGATGTGGATGACGAGCTTGACAACTTTGCTGCATCCATTGAAAAATTAGGTTTAGCACCCGAGTACGAAGAAAAACTCATGCGTGAACTAGACCGTATGGCGCGTTTTTCGCCCCAGTCTCCCGAAGCAGGGGTGATTCACTCGTATCTCACTACCGTTTTGGATTTGCCCTGGAATGTATACACCGAAGAGACGGTGGACATGGAAAAGTCAGAAATGATCTTGGAGCGAGACCATTATGGCTTGCAGGATGTAAAAGAACGGGTGCTGGAATTTTTTGCAGTTAAAAAATTGGGGGGCGACCCGAAAGGCTCTATTTTGTGTTTGGCAGGCCCTCCGGGGGTCGGCAAAACCTCTATTGTAAAGTCTGTGGCAGAAGCATTAGGCAGAAAATATGTGCGCGTATCGTTAGGCGGTGTGCGTGATGAAGCGGAAATCCGCGGTCACCGCAAAACCTATATCGGCTCTATGCCCGGCAGAATTATGGCGGCTGTGAATCAGGCAAAAACCTCCAATCCGCTCATTTTGCTCGACGAAGTGGATAAGCTTTCCAATGACTATAAGGGTGACCCGTCCTCTGCACTGTTAGAGGTGCTGGACAAAGAACAAAACAACACCTTTACAGACCATTATATCGACATTCCCTTTGATTTGTCCAAGGTGCTGTTTATCACAACCGCAAATGATGTGGGCGCAATTCCGCCTGCATTGAAAGACCGTATGGAAATCATCGAAATCGCAGGCTATACCTACGATGAAAAAGAAGAAATCGCCATGCGACATCTGATTCCCAAACAGCTTGCCGTGTACAACTTGAAAAATGTAACCATCACAAGAGATGCCATTGAACGGGTAATACTGGAATACACCAAAGAAGCGGGCGTTCGTACCATGGAACGTCTGATTGAAAAAATCTGCCGTAAGGCGGCACGTCTGATTGTGGGCGGACAAAAGTCTGTCAAGGTAACCAAAAGTAACCTTCAAAAGTTCTTGGGTATTCCGAAATTCACGCAGGACCATACCGATAAAAAAGACAGAATCGGTATCGCAACCGGGCTTGCATGGACACAGGTCGGCGGTGAAACCCTTTGCATTGAAATCAATGTGATGGAGGGAAGCGGTAAGCTGCAGTTGACCGGTTCTCTGGGTGATGTAATGAAGGAATCTGCTCAGGCGGCGTATTCTTATGTGCGTGCCAATGCGGACAGCTTAAATATTCCGGCGGATTTCTATAAAAAGACAGATATTCACATTCATGTGCCCGAGGGTGCTGTGCCCAAGGATGGTCCCTCTGCAGGTGTTACCATGACCACCGCGCTTGTTTCCGCACTCAGCGGAAGAAAGGTGCGCTATGATGTGGCAATGACCGGTGAAGTGACGTTGCGAGGCAGAGTGCTTGCCATCGGCGGCTTAAAAGAAAAGACCTTAGCGGCATTGCAGTATGGTGCAAAAACCGTCATCGTGCCGAAAGAGAATAAAAAGGATTTGGAAGAAATTCCCTCCATTGTAAAAGACAACATCCGTTTTGTTCTGGCAGAGCATGTCAGCGAAGTGCTGGAGTGTGCACTCCTGCCTGAGGCGGACGCGGCACATAAAAAGAGAATCAGACGTATTGTGGAGCGCAAATCCGAAATGCAGTCTGCAGCAACAAATGTTTTAAATTAA
- a CDS encoding YihA family ribosome biogenesis GTP-binding protein — MNIHNVQFEISAVAEKQYPQKGLVEIAMVGRSNVGKSSLINKVLNRKNFARVSSKPGKTATINFYNLDNCLYLVDLPGYGYAKVSKQEKEKWGKMIQHYLDVRDALKHIFLLVDARHAPSEDDLMMLEWIRYFNKPCTVIATKSDKLKPSQREAAFDLIAETLDIDREDLITFSAENGEGKDKVLAILEAMY, encoded by the coding sequence ATGAATATTCATAATGTGCAATTTGAAATATCCGCAGTAGCGGAAAAGCAATATCCCCAAAAAGGACTTGTGGAAATTGCCATGGTCGGGCGTTCCAATGTGGGAAAAAGCTCTCTTATTAACAAGGTTTTAAACCGAAAGAATTTTGCAAGAGTCAGCTCCAAGCCCGGAAAAACCGCAACCATCAATTTCTATAATCTGGATAATTGCCTGTATCTTGTGGACCTGCCCGGCTACGGCTATGCAAAGGTATCTAAGCAGGAAAAGGAAAAATGGGGCAAAATGATTCAGCATTACTTAGATGTACGGGATGCATTAAAGCACATTTTTCTGCTGGTGGATGCAAGACATGCCCCCAGCGAGGATGATTTGATGATGTTGGAATGGATTCGCTATTTTAACAAGCCCTGCACCGTAATTGCCACAAAATCCGATAAATTAAAGCCCTCTCAAAGGGAAGCGGCGTTTGATTTAATCGCAGAAACCTTAGACATTGACCGGGAAGATTTAATTACCTTTTCGGCAGAAAACGGCGAAGGCAAAGACAAGGTTCTGGCAATTTTAGAAGCGATGTACTGA
- a CDS encoding histidine--tRNA ligase, with the protein MGANKITAPKGTHDVLPGEVHIWQYLEKQMHKTCREYGYKQIRFPVFEHTELFNRGVGDTTDVVQKEMYTFLDKGDRSITLRPEGTASTVRSYIENNLYANPLPVKLFYTITCYRYERPQAGRFREFNQFGIENFGSDSALTDAEVISLAMLLLKRLGVEGLTLYINSIGCPDCRKKYNETLKAFLKANESNLCDLCIDRMDRNPLRVLDCKNPDCQAVLKDAPTVDSVLCDDCVAHFKQLQKSLTDIGISYEVDTSLVRGLDYYTKTVFEIKSGDLGAQSTVCGGGRYDGLVEQLGGVSTPGIGFSLGMERLISILEKQNKLPEAQTACDLYIGSMGENAAAFAFKACYALRENGIAAEFDHLGKSVKAQMKYADKIGAAYSVVIGDDELEKGVATLKNMQNGETSEIQLSDLLAGNFNA; encoded by the coding sequence ATGGGCGCAAACAAAATTACGGCTCCGAAAGGAACCCATGACGTTTTGCCGGGCGAAGTACATATCTGGCAATACCTGGAAAAACAAATGCACAAAACCTGTCGTGAATACGGATACAAGCAAATCCGTTTTCCGGTGTTTGAGCATACCGAGCTTTTTAACCGCGGTGTAGGTGACACCACCGACGTAGTGCAAAAGGAAATGTACACCTTTTTAGATAAGGGTGACCGTTCCATCACACTCCGTCCTGAGGGTACTGCTTCTACCGTAAGAAGCTATATTGAAAACAATTTATACGCAAATCCCTTGCCGGTTAAGCTTTTCTATACTATCACCTGCTACCGTTATGAAAGACCGCAGGCAGGCAGATTCAGAGAATTCAATCAGTTCGGTATCGAAAACTTCGGCAGTGATTCGGCACTTACCGATGCGGAGGTTATTTCGCTTGCCATGCTTTTGTTAAAGCGTCTGGGTGTAGAGGGTCTTACCCTTTACATCAACTCTATTGGCTGTCCCGATTGCAGAAAGAAATATAACGAAACCTTAAAGGCGTTCTTAAAAGCAAACGAAAGCAATCTCTGTGACTTGTGTATCGATCGTATGGACAGAAATCCGCTCCGCGTTTTGGATTGCAAAAATCCGGATTGCCAGGCGGTATTAAAGGATGCCCCGACTGTGGATTCCGTGCTTTGCGATGACTGCGTAGCACATTTTAAGCAGCTTCAAAAATCCCTTACCGACATCGGTATTTCCTATGAGGTGGATACCTCTTTGGTGCGCGGTCTGGACTATTATACCAAGACGGTATTTGAAATCAAATCGGGTGATTTGGGTGCCCAGTCTACCGTTTGCGGCGGTGGTCGTTATGACGGATTGGTTGAACAGCTAGGCGGCGTAAGCACACCGGGTATTGGTTTCTCTTTGGGTATGGAGCGCTTAATCAGTATTTTAGAAAAACAAAACAAGCTTCCCGAAGCACAGACTGCATGTGATTTGTATATCGGCTCTATGGGCGAAAATGCGGCAGCTTTTGCTTTTAAGGCATGCTACGCATTGCGCGAAAACGGTATTGCAGCAGAATTTGACCATTTGGGTAAGAGTGTAAAGGCACAAATGAAATACGCGGATAAAATCGGTGCTGCCTACAGCGTTGTCATCGGTGATGATGAACTGGAAAAAGGCGTTGCAACCTTAAAAAATATGCAAAACGGTGAAACGAGCGAAATTCAACTTTCCGATCTGCTTGCCGGAAATTTTAATGCATAA
- a CDS encoding ABC transporter ATP-binding protein, producing MIKVTNLTKKYGNHTAVNGISFEIGDNTVLGFLGPNGAGKTTTMNMVCGYIASTDGEILIDGHDILQDPIAAKKCIGYLPEHPPLYSDMLVSEYLAFVYELKKVKGKDKKEKEAHLADVMEKVGLTHVKDRVIKNLSKGYQQRVGFGQALVGDPKILILDEPTVGLDPNQIVEIRSLIRSLGDNHTVVLSSHILSEISAVCDEIIIINKGNIVATGETKELLENATKAGAVKLTAMQSAESVLSEQPFVKAYETLSEQEDAFTYQVELEDESKLKDLSVALSSAGIAVLEMHKNETSLEQLFAQLTTEEEGNQ from the coding sequence ATGATAAAGGTTACAAATTTAACAAAAAAATACGGAAATCACACCGCGGTCAACGGAATCAGCTTTGAAATCGGTGACAATACGGTTTTAGGCTTTTTAGGGCCTAATGGCGCAGGAAAAACCACCACCATGAACATGGTTTGCGGTTATATTGCAAGCACCGACGGTGAAATTCTGATTGACGGACATGATATTCTGCAGGATCCTATTGCAGCTAAAAAATGCATCGGGTATCTGCCCGAGCATCCGCCCCTTTATTCGGATATGCTGGTTTCAGAGTATCTGGCATTTGTATATGAGCTTAAAAAAGTAAAGGGAAAAGATAAAAAAGAAAAGGAAGCACATCTTGCGGATGTTATGGAAAAGGTAGGACTTACCCATGTAAAGGACAGAGTCATCAAAAACCTTTCCAAAGGCTATCAGCAACGTGTGGGCTTTGGTCAGGCACTTGTGGGTGACCCGAAAATTCTGATTTTAGACGAGCCGACGGTTGGCTTAGACCCCAATCAGATTGTGGAAATCCGAAGCTTAATCCGAAGCCTTGGCGATAACCACACGGTTGTTTTAAGCTCGCATATTCTGTCTGAAATCAGTGCAGTTTGTGATGAAATTATCATTATCAATAAGGGTAACATTGTGGCAACCGGCGAAACAAAGGAACTGCTTGAAAATGCGACCAAGGCAGGTGCAGTTAAGCTTACTGCCATGCAGTCGGCAGAATCCGTTTTGTCTGAACAACCCTTTGTGAAAGCGTATGAAACCCTTTCTGAGCAGGAGGATGCGTTTACATATCAGGTAGAGCTTGAGGATGAATCCAAGTTAAAGGATTTGAGTGTTGCACTTTCGAGTGCCGGCATTGCGGTGCTTGAAATGCACAAAAACGAAACCAGCTTAGAGCAGTTGTTTGCACAGCTTACGACAGAAGAGGAGGGGAATCAATAA
- a CDS encoding ABC transporter permease has product MKAIFKRDFESYFNSPIGYCFVAMILAITAFFFYHYNCVGRAISLNSVFYDSVVVFIFVVPLLSVKMLCEDRKTKTDQILMTAPVTTTEIVLGKYFAALGVYGVSLLATGIYVIVLALFGKPAYGEILTVYIGFALLGAAFISVGLFISSLTDNQFLGVLFSFITLFVMFLLGSVLSYITNPILHAIVGWFAISVKFSPFANCLLALDSIVYYISFSAVFIVLTIFSVEKRRWR; this is encoded by the coding sequence ATGAAAGCCATCTTTAAACGCGATTTTGAGAGCTATTTCAATTCTCCCATCGGCTATTGTTTTGTAGCCATGATTCTTGCCATCACAGCCTTTTTCTTCTATCATTACAACTGTGTAGGCAGAGCAATCAGCTTAAACTCTGTGTTTTATGATTCGGTTGTGGTATTTATCTTTGTGGTGCCGTTGCTTTCGGTAAAAATGCTTTGCGAGGACCGCAAAACAAAAACCGACCAGATTCTGATGACCGCACCGGTAACCACCACCGAGATTGTGCTTGGCAAATACTTTGCCGCTCTTGGGGTGTATGGTGTATCGCTTCTTGCGACCGGCATCTATGTAATCGTTCTGGCATTGTTCGGTAAACCTGCATACGGTGAAATTCTTACAGTATATATCGGTTTTGCTCTTTTGGGTGCGGCGTTTATCAGTGTGGGACTTTTTATTTCCTCCCTGACCGATAACCAGTTTCTGGGCGTGCTTTTCAGCTTTATTACTTTGTTTGTCATGTTTTTACTGGGAAGTGTGTTGAGCTACATCACAAACCCGATTTTACACGCAATTGTAGGATGGTTTGCCATTTCGGTTAAGTTCAGCCCCTTTGCAAACTGTTTGCTGGCTTTGGATTCTATTGTATATTACATCAGTTTTTCTGCGGTGTTTATCGTGCTGACGATATTCTCCGTAGAAAAAAGAAGATGGCGCTGA
- a CDS encoding GldG family protein yields the protein MRKNKKFGLFSVLLAVFMIAIIILANYGAELLCKRYPLKADISENKMYSLSEYTKTALKDLEKEVDVFAIYSTGSENDFILEILYRYQRETEKVNVSVVGEKEMPELSYKYDKGNNGLSNGSFIFVCGDKFRIVTENDLSDYNLYTRQETEMYAEEQFTQAILEVTSDATKTVYTISGHGTDDGGLDGILSKNGYVKKEISLVNNEIPEDCTVLMLRNPATDLSQTELAALDEYLYNGGSLLLLFNPAVYDLSGTYAYLSSRWNINVTNELVVEMNPNRTQNGREFFASGAGHEIGKNILDVNDANGYVLASFSKSVEPIAGTKAKCVMRTTESGFKIPFGMIENEEDMMESIYAAGQASIAATSEMNEGKIAVFGSSYYFVDSVFENPDFVNKELFLNTLEWLHGNKINTGIRPKSLIGKTLTITQAQQNIITVLIVLFPLLILAYGIYTWIRRVHK from the coding sequence ATGCGAAAAAATAAAAAATTCGGTCTTTTCTCTGTCCTTTTGGCGGTATTTATGATTGCAATCATCATTTTAGCCAATTATGGTGCAGAATTGCTTTGTAAAAGATATCCCTTAAAAGCGGATATCAGTGAAAATAAAATGTATTCGTTATCCGAATATACTAAAACGGCACTCAAAGATTTAGAAAAAGAAGTCGATGTGTTTGCCATTTACAGTACCGGCTCGGAAAACGATTTTATACTTGAAATCCTTTACCGCTACCAGAGAGAAACGGAAAAAGTTAACGTTTCGGTGGTCGGAGAAAAAGAAATGCCTGAGTTGTCGTATAAATATGACAAGGGAAATAACGGCTTAAGCAACGGTTCGTTTATCTTTGTTTGCGGGGATAAATTCCGCATCGTAACCGAAAACGACTTGAGTGACTATAATCTTTACACCAGACAAGAAACCGAAATGTATGCCGAAGAGCAGTTTACCCAGGCAATACTGGAGGTAACCTCCGACGCGACAAAAACGGTGTATACTATATCGGGTCACGGCACAGATGATGGCGGTTTGGACGGAATTTTAAGCAAAAACGGCTATGTAAAAAAGGAAATTTCGCTGGTAAACAACGAAATTCCGGAGGATTGCACCGTTTTGATGCTTCGGAATCCTGCTACCGACCTCTCGCAGACAGAGCTTGCGGCACTGGATGAATATCTCTACAACGGCGGAAGTCTGCTTTTGCTGTTTAATCCCGCAGTTTATGACCTTTCGGGAACCTATGCATATCTTTCATCCCGATGGAATATCAATGTCACCAACGAATTGGTTGTGGAAATGAATCCCAATCGTACCCAGAACGGACGTGAATTCTTCGCTTCCGGCGCAGGGCACGAAATTGGTAAAAATATTTTGGATGTAAACGATGCAAACGGCTATGTCCTGGCATCTTTCAGCAAATCTGTTGAACCTATCGCCGGTACAAAAGCAAAATGCGTGATGCGTACCACCGAATCCGGCTTCAAAATTCCCTTCGGGATGATTGAAAACGAAGAGGATATGATGGAATCCATTTATGCGGCAGGTCAGGCATCTATTGCGGCTACCTCTGAAATGAACGAGGGTAAGATTGCGGTGTTTGGCTCTTCGTACTATTTTGTGGATTCTGTATTCGAAAATCCTGATTTTGTAAACAAAGAACTGTTTTTAAATACCTTAGAATGGTTGCACGGAAACAAAATCAATACAGGCATCCGTCCCAAGAGCCTTATTGGTAAAACCTTAACCATCACGCAGGCACAGCAAAATATTATCACGGTTTTGATTGTTTTGTTCCCACTCCTTATTCTTGCCTACGGCATTTATACCTGGATAAGGAGAGTGCATAAATAA
- a CDS encoding DUF4340 domain-containing protein, which produces MKQKKMLLILLCVLIVLVLGILFLLKEDKPNPTNLQNDAETEERLVVFTAKQEDIQSVTYTHPEEQFTLELTDGIWLIKEQPKLPVSQPRADGVAYDMAEFIAREVVEEDAENIEKYGLLPAQITTTLTFKNGKEVPFYVGAKVQGEEQYYVKIGESNTVYAVDVSQCESITYTMQDLMAMTMLELSQSEIASVEVTQKDGAHFCVTKSAEDGFEQWFFTEPFSWGVDETVIEQKLLTFLYRIDAFSYVTDKSDAELGLANPQATVKAKLTDGTERTVQVGNVDAETGNVAVKVDGISYPGIVDLQIIQLTKLTKFDIIDKTVEIADYNDIDKVELEGEAEATLVYSDPCSLNGKSASKETAIKLYSDICELKIDAENGSVSGAPVMTVTHTYKNGNTKSYKIYQQDAFNYVVTADDKAYFVIFRDAFMAWKKQIEAYL; this is translated from the coding sequence ATGAAACAGAAGAAAATGTTACTGATTTTGCTTTGTGTGCTGATTGTTTTGGTTTTGGGGATACTGTTTTTGCTAAAAGAAGATAAACCAAACCCGACGAATCTGCAGAACGATGCAGAAACAGAAGAACGCTTGGTTGTGTTTACCGCAAAGCAGGAGGATATTCAAAGCGTCACCTATACCCATCCCGAAGAACAGTTCACGTTAGAGCTTACAGACGGAATATGGTTGATTAAAGAACAGCCAAAGCTTCCGGTTTCACAGCCCCGTGCCGATGGTGTTGCCTATGATATGGCAGAATTCATAGCCCGGGAGGTTGTGGAGGAAGATGCTGAAAATATTGAAAAATACGGGCTGTTACCTGCACAGATTACCACAACTTTAACATTTAAGAATGGAAAAGAAGTTCCATTTTATGTAGGTGCTAAGGTGCAGGGGGAAGAGCAGTATTATGTAAAAATCGGCGAAAGTAACACGGTGTACGCGGTTGACGTTTCCCAGTGTGAATCCATTACATATACCATGCAGGATCTGATGGCAATGACCATGCTGGAGCTTTCTCAGTCAGAAATTGCTTCTGTGGAGGTTACCCAAAAGGACGGAGCGCATTTCTGCGTTACAAAAAGCGCAGAAGATGGTTTTGAACAGTGGTTCTTCACCGAGCCGTTCAGCTGGGGCGTGGATGAAACGGTTATTGAGCAAAAGCTTCTGACATTTCTGTACAGAATTGATGCTTTTTCCTATGTGACCGATAAATCGGATGCTGAGCTTGGGCTTGCCAATCCGCAGGCAACCGTAAAAGCGAAGCTGACCGACGGAACAGAGCGAACCGTTCAGGTGGGCAATGTAGATGCCGAGACAGGAAATGTTGCGGTAAAAGTAGACGGTATTTCGTATCCCGGTATCGTGGATTTGCAAATAATACAGTTGACAAAACTTACAAAATTTGATATTATAGATAAGACGGTTGAAATTGCGGACTATAACGATATCGACAAGGTAGAACTTGAAGGGGAAGCGGAGGCAACATTGGTTTACAGCGACCCGTGTTCCTTAAACGGAAAGTCTGCATCAAAGGAAACCGCCATCAAGCTTTACAGCGATATCTGTGAGCTGAAAATTGATGCAGAGAATGGCTCTGTATCGGGCGCACCGGTGATGACGGTGACGCACACCTATAAAAACGGCAACACGAAAAGCTATAAGATATATCAGCAGGATGCGTTCAATTATGTAGTCACTGCAGATGACAAGGCATACTTTGTCATTTTCAGAGATGCATTTATGGCATGGAAAAAGCAAATTGAAGCATATCTGTAA